The proteins below are encoded in one region of Apium graveolens cultivar Ventura chromosome 4, ASM990537v1, whole genome shotgun sequence:
- the LOC141717032 gene encoding uncharacterized protein LOC141717032 has protein sequence MDRLRRLGKPKSSAKNDQGDQHVRQEKSKLKLPSSSLVARLLRFDVLRCQNLIHRQRKSFAEGHASPVALQGDADLIGDESHKKRLTQQQHCKDIFEDKCSSSGSSKDSILGLLKKPNPLFFKHLQGEQDSSSSSLFTRHLPIPKQSNPENFEAKDPNLERNTFKKLNISSKKTTDDCILKQSLTLASTRDRPESSKVGGEEREGTDEGTASSIVILKPNYAMARVARNSSSSNDFSRVNSSGSRKTKGHTRDRAKDEDFVEAIDFDNGVEVSASQVREAKKKSKKVIEDLSGTTSSTKELEAKEAARRFQKEVQEVFSRMRTDFPAYVKEIPGTGGLYDFSKIDSASESEVLKMTSYDSTESFVSRQAKKRLLERWRRAQRNEHAREVGKGSTLGEMLCSSEDKVKNLDAAKCDSPSGISSADGWKDKYSKIKSRSLPLTGTGNENLYAECEYRTDDKLLMSKEARCQSQSDRVHGDFTNEASSSKSSRSSKRESQSRHRRASSSNAYPDISENMLKQRDSSRGGRVHSSPKHLGSEAKSSKSSKEADASPIPVLEVPSREDAASGLECFKRVSADLQDLRKQLSVLSKESKKNFDLPMHIQTDFDCEEMSVAMDENDLVVSECWESFYIADVLIESGLHDMDTDIFMQNFKSPNLPLGPWVFHNLEKKYCDETSAPRHERMLLFDRIRSAVSEISQSYMNLFPWVKPMTAEFGKKCPKRKLRNEVHKFLALQDAKVIESMSETATEKVEDWGDLRNSVEMIGTKIERSLTNGLLKELVMELQLNE, from the exons GAGACCAGCATGTTCGCCAAGAAAAGTCTAAATTAAAGCTGCCTTCATCCAGTTTGGTTGCTAGATTATTGAGGTTTGATGTCTTACGATGTCAGAATCTAATTCATAGGCAACGTAAAAGCTTTGCGGAAGGACATGCTAGCCCTGTAGCATTACAAGGAGATGCTGACTTGATTGGCGATGAATCACATAAGAAGAGGCTCACTCAGCAGCAACACTGCAAGGACATATTTGAAGACAAATGTAGCAGCTCAGGCTCCAGTAAAGATTCCATTCTGGGACTTCTTAAGAAACCCAATCCCCTGTTCTTCAAGCATCTGCAGGGCGAGCAAGACTCTTCTTCTAGCTCTCTTTTTACTCGTCACCTGCCTATCCCAAAGCAATCCAACCCTGAAAATTTTGAAGCCAAAGATCCAAACTTGGAGAGAAACACTTTCAAGAAACTTAATATTAGCTCTAAGAAGACAACCGATGATTGCATTCTGAAGCAGTCTTTAACTCTTGCTAGTACTCGTGATCGTCCCGAATCATCAAAAGTTGGTGGGGAGGAGAGAGAGGGTACTGATGAAGGAACAGCTTCAAGCATTGTAATTCTCAAACCAAACTATGCAATGGCACGGGTAGCTCGTAACTCTTCATCATCAAATGATTTTTCACGTGTTAATAGTTCTGGAAGTAGGAAAACTAAAGGGCATACTAGAGATAGGGCAAAGGATGAAGACTTTGTTGAAGCAATAGATTTCGATAATGGTGTAGAGGTCTCCGCATCTCAAGTCAGAGAAGCAAAAAAAAAATCCAAGAAAGTTATTGAAGATTTAAGCGGGACTACAAGCTCTACAAAGGAATTAGAAGCAAAAGAAGCTGCCAGAAGGTTTCAAAAAGAAGTGCAGGAGGTTTTTAGTCGTATGAGGACCGACTTCCCAGCTTATGTTAAAGAGATACCTGGGACAGGGGGCCTTTATGACTTTTCAAAAATTGATTCAGCAAGTGAATCAGAAGTATTGAAAATGACATCATATGATTCAACAGAATCGTTTGTTAGCAGGCAGGCAAAGAAGAGACTGCTGGAGAGGTGGAGAAGAGCACAGAGAAATGAACATGCCAGAGAGGTTGGCAAGGGCAGCACGCTTGGTGAAATGCTCTGTAGTTCGGAGGATAAAGTGAAGAACTTGGATGCTGCAAAGTGTGATAGTCCTTCGGGAATTAGCAGTGCAGATGGCTGGAAGGACAAGTACTCCAAAATTAAATCAAGATCACTTCCTCTTACTGGTACCGGAAATGAGAATTTATATGCAGAATGCGAGTATCGCACTGATGACAAGTTGCTAATGTCCAAGGAGGCCAGGTGTCAGAGTCAAAGTGATAGAGTACATGGGGATTTTACTAATGAAGCTTCTTCATCCAAAAGCTCCAGATCCAGCAAAAGAGAATCACAGTCTCGGCACAGACGTGCCTCTAGTTCCAATGCTTACCCAGATATCTCTGAGAACATGCTAAAACAACGTGATTCCTCTCGTGGCGGGAGAGTGCATTCAAGTCCAAAG CACTTGGGTTCTGAAGCAAAATCCTCAAAAAGCTCGAAGGAGGCTGACGCCAGTCCAATTCCAGTTCTGGAAGTTCCTTCCAGAGAAGATGCAGCCTCGGGTCTTGAATGCTTTAAGCGAGTTAGTGCTGACCTTCAAG ATCTTCGAAAGCAGCTATCTGTTTTAAGCAAAGAGTCAAAGAAAAATTTTGATCTACCTATGCACATCCAAACCGACTTTGATTGTGAAGAAATGAGTGTAGCAATGGATGAAAATGATCTAGTTGTATCTGAGTGCTGGGAATCCTTCTACATTGCTGATGTGTTAATTGAAAGTGGTCTTCATGATATGGACACGGATATATTCATGCAAAATTTTAAAAGTCCGAATCTCCCTCTTGGCCCGTGGGTGTTTCACAATCTTGAGAAGAAGTATTGTGATGAGACATCTGCACCGAGACATGAAAGGATGCTACTTTTTGATCGTATACGTTCAGCAGTGTCAGAGATTTCACAGTCATACATGAATCTATTTCCATGGGTGAAGCCAATGACAGCTGAATTTGGTAAGAAGTGTCCAAAACGTAAGTTGAGGAATGAGGTTCATAAGTTTCTGGCTCTCCAAGACGCAAAGGTCATCGAGAGTATGTCAGAAACGGCAACTGAAAAGGTGGAAGATTGGGGTGATCTAAGAAATTCGGTTGAGATGATAGGTACGAAAATTGAGAGGTCGCTGACAAATGGCCTGCTGAAGGAGCTTGTTATGGAATTGCAGTTAAATGAGTAG
- the LOC141720622 gene encoding uncharacterized protein LOC141720622, producing MVYMKLGIEEEEEEEEAATDNRDRLIVEDELASSSSCSSSPISLGGRAIDRCNPIIRDASRLGKVVQLNTTGTKPPSSPHQPTTDPKHDIIKSMINIRQTKKKKTSMLSSLKKEKKTTSIADCADKLVNKTKTSSEPATDSKEIIINSPGDSSRYLLTTANSSSTHEMKSFIYSHRFDPHLALVEQSSCTSSFSSSQFTSSPASAASNCQHYLQVVVLRVSLHCRGCERKMRKHISKMEGVTSFNIDFAAKKLTVVGNVTPLSVLASVSKVKKAQLLTSPAPITSSSTIPSCSNDTISTISKDKAILV from the exons ATGGTATATATGAAACTAGGcatagaagaagaagaagaagaagaagaagctgcAACAGATAACAGAGACAGACTAATTGTGGAAGATGAATTGGCATCATCTTCATCCTGTTCCTCTAGCCCAATTTCTCTAGGCGGTCGAGCTATAGACCGCTGCAATCCCATTATCCGAGATGCAAGTAGACTTGGCAAAGTAGTGCAGCTGAATACCACAGGTACTAAACCACCTTCCTCTCCTCATCAACCAACTACAGACCCTAAACACGATATTATTAAAAGCATGATAAATATTCGTCAGACCAAGAAGAAAAAGACGTCAATGTTATCTTcattgaaaaaagaaaaaaagactACCAGTATTGCAGATTGTGCTGACAAATTGGTAAACAAGACTAAAACTAGTAGTGAGCCTGCTACAGATAGTAAAGAGATTATTATCAATAGTCCTGGTGATTCTTCAAGGTACTTGTTGACTACTGCTAATAGTAGTAGCACTCATGAAATGAAATCATTCATATATTCACATCGTTTTGATCCTCACTTGGCTCTGGTGGAACAATCTTCTTGTacctcttccttttcttcttcTCAATTTACTTCTTCCCCTGCTTCTGCAGCTTCCAACTGCCAG CATTATTTGCAGGTAGTAGTACTTCGAGTGTCTCTTCACTGCAGAGGATGCGAAAGAAAAATGAGGAAACATATATCCAAAATGGAAG GAGTAACATCTTTTAACATAGACTTTGCTGCAAAGAAGTTGACAGTTGTTGGAAATGTAACACCGTTATCTGTACTGGCTAGTGTCTCCAAAGTGAAAAAAGCTCAACTCTTGACATCACCAGCACCAATAACGTCCTCCTCGACAATCCCTTCTTGCTCAAATGATACTATATCAACAATTAGCAAAGACAAGGCAATTCTAGTTTGA
- the LOC141720623 gene encoding UDP-glucuronic acid decarboxylase 1 isoform X2, producing MKQLHKQSSVAYKRDEEMLSSTDPSSYSPKALKHHRSFPRSLNYLFKEQRLLFILLGILIGSTFFIIQPNLSSFSPPDTSSSASLPKSVSLVDRESLPSRKAFPRTNAGMQQRSGRIPVGIGRKRLRIVVTGGAGFVGSHLVDKLIARGDDVIVIDNFFTGRKDNVMHHFGNHRFELIRHDVVEPILLEVDQIYHLACPASPVHYKYNPVKTIISNVMGTLNMLGLAKRIGARFLLTSTSEVYGDPLEHPQKETYWGNVNPIGVRSCYDEGKRTAETLAMDYHRGAGVEVRIARIFNTYGPRMCLDDGRVVSNFVAQAIRKQPLTVYGDGKQTRSFQYVADLVDGLMALMEGEHVGPFNLGNPGEFTMLELAEVVKETIDPSATIEYKENTADDPHKRKPDISKAKDLLNWEPKISLREGLPRMVSDFQNRILNEDEGKGQK from the exons ATGAAGCAATTACACAAACAATCAAGCGTAGCATACAAACGAGATGAAGAAATGTTATCATCAACCGATCCTTCTTCATACTCACCAAAAGCCCTAAAACATCACCGATCCTTCCCTCGATCCCTCAATTATCTCTTCAAAGAGCAACGTCTCCTCTTCATTCTCCTCGGCATTCTCATTGGCTCCACCTTCTTTATAATTCAGCCTAATCTCTCCTCTTTTTCGCCTCCCGATACCTCGTCTTCCGCCTCTCTCCCTAAATCGGTGTCGTTGGTTGATCGCGAATCGCTTCCCAGTCGAAAAGCGTTTCCGAGGACCAATGCGGGAATGCAGCAGCGGAGCGGGAGGATTCCTGTTGGAATTGGAAGGAAGAGGTTGAGGATTGTGGTTACTGGTGGTGCTGGATTTGTTGGGAGTCATTTGGTTGATAAGTTGATTGCCAGAGGGGATGATGTTATTGTTATTGATAATTTCTTTACGGGACGCAAGGATAATGTAATGCATCATTTTGGCAACCATAGGTTTGAATTGATTAGACATGATGTTGTTGAGCCAATTTTGTTGGAGGTTGATCAGATCTATCATTTGGCTTGTCCCGCTTCTCCCGTTCATTACAAGTATAATCCTGTCAAGACTATTATATC AAATGTTATGGGTACCTTGAACATGCTGGGGCTCGCGAAGAGAATTGGTGCAAGGTTTTTGCTCACAAGCACCAGTGAGGTATATGGTGATCCACTTGAGCATCCCCAGAAGGAGACGTATTGGGGAAATGTGAATCCAATAG GTGTAAGGAGTTGCTATGATGAAGGAAAACGAACTGCTGAGACTTTGGCTATGGATTATCATCGAGGTGCAGGTGTTGAG GTGCGCATTGCTCGTATTTTCAACACATATGGACCTCGTATGTGTTTAGATGATGGGCGTGTTGTAAGCAACTTCGTGGCACAG GCAATCCGCAAACAACCATTGACCGTTTATGGTGATGGAAAGCAAACAAGAAGCTTCCAATATGTAGCAGACTTG GTTGATGGATTGATGGCATTGATGGAAGGTGAGCATGTGGGACCTTTTAATTTGGGGAATCCAGGGGAATTCACCATGTTGGAGCTTGCTGAG GTTGTCAAAGAAACAATTGATCCCAGTGCAACAATTGAATATAAAGAGAACACTGCTGATGACCCTCACAAGAGGAAACCAGATATTAGCAAAGCAAAGGATTTACTTAACTGGGAGCCAAAAATATCCCTTCGTGAGGGTCTTCCGCGCATGGTATCTGATTTTCAGAACCGTATCTTGAATGAGGATGAAGGGAAAGGACAAAAATAA
- the LOC141720623 gene encoding UDP-glucuronic acid decarboxylase 1 isoform X1: MKQLHKQSSVAYKRDEEMLSSTDPSSYSPKALKHHRSFPRSLNYLFKEQRLLFILLGILIGSTFFIIQPNLSSFSPPDTSSSASLPKSVSLVDRESLPSRKAFPRTNAGMQQRSGRIPVGIGRKRLRIVVTGGAGFVGSHLVDKLIARGDDVIVIDNFFTGRKDNVMHHFGNHRFELIRHDVVEPILLEVDQIYHLACPASPVHYKYNPVKTIKTNVMGTLNMLGLAKRIGARFLLTSTSEVYGDPLEHPQKETYWGNVNPIGVRSCYDEGKRTAETLAMDYHRGAGVEVRIARIFNTYGPRMCLDDGRVVSNFVAQAIRKQPLTVYGDGKQTRSFQYVADLVDGLMALMEGEHVGPFNLGNPGEFTMLELAEVVKETIDPSATIEYKENTADDPHKRKPDISKAKDLLNWEPKISLREGLPRMVSDFQNRILNEDEGKGQK, translated from the exons ATGAAGCAATTACACAAACAATCAAGCGTAGCATACAAACGAGATGAAGAAATGTTATCATCAACCGATCCTTCTTCATACTCACCAAAAGCCCTAAAACATCACCGATCCTTCCCTCGATCCCTCAATTATCTCTTCAAAGAGCAACGTCTCCTCTTCATTCTCCTCGGCATTCTCATTGGCTCCACCTTCTTTATAATTCAGCCTAATCTCTCCTCTTTTTCGCCTCCCGATACCTCGTCTTCCGCCTCTCTCCCTAAATCGGTGTCGTTGGTTGATCGCGAATCGCTTCCCAGTCGAAAAGCGTTTCCGAGGACCAATGCGGGAATGCAGCAGCGGAGCGGGAGGATTCCTGTTGGAATTGGAAGGAAGAGGTTGAGGATTGTGGTTACTGGTGGTGCTGGATTTGTTGGGAGTCATTTGGTTGATAAGTTGATTGCCAGAGGGGATGATGTTATTGTTATTGATAATTTCTTTACGGGACGCAAGGATAATGTAATGCATCATTTTGGCAACCATAGGTTTGAATTGATTAGACATGATGTTGTTGAGCCAATTTTGTTGGAGGTTGATCAGATCTATCATTTGGCTTGTCCCGCTTCTCCCGTTCATTACAAGTATAATCCTGTCAAGACTATTA AGACAAATGTTATGGGTACCTTGAACATGCTGGGGCTCGCGAAGAGAATTGGTGCAAGGTTTTTGCTCACAAGCACCAGTGAGGTATATGGTGATCCACTTGAGCATCCCCAGAAGGAGACGTATTGGGGAAATGTGAATCCAATAG GTGTAAGGAGTTGCTATGATGAAGGAAAACGAACTGCTGAGACTTTGGCTATGGATTATCATCGAGGTGCAGGTGTTGAG GTGCGCATTGCTCGTATTTTCAACACATATGGACCTCGTATGTGTTTAGATGATGGGCGTGTTGTAAGCAACTTCGTGGCACAG GCAATCCGCAAACAACCATTGACCGTTTATGGTGATGGAAAGCAAACAAGAAGCTTCCAATATGTAGCAGACTTG GTTGATGGATTGATGGCATTGATGGAAGGTGAGCATGTGGGACCTTTTAATTTGGGGAATCCAGGGGAATTCACCATGTTGGAGCTTGCTGAG GTTGTCAAAGAAACAATTGATCCCAGTGCAACAATTGAATATAAAGAGAACACTGCTGATGACCCTCACAAGAGGAAACCAGATATTAGCAAAGCAAAGGATTTACTTAACTGGGAGCCAAAAATATCCCTTCGTGAGGGTCTTCCGCGCATGGTATCTGATTTTCAGAACCGTATCTTGAATGAGGATGAAGGGAAAGGACAAAAATAA